One genomic region from Reichenbachiella ulvae encodes:
- a CDS encoding RagB/SusD family nutrient uptake outer membrane protein — MIKGRNTGMKIFEAISKLQWVLVLTVLVSCEDHLDLEPTDAISDQKVFESYAVANTALTGVYDQLSSYTFDGLYLPIMSDIMGEDLMINSVDNWNWFTPVYQMELLPNYSYIDEPWWAGYKVISDASKIIHNVRVIPDATEEQINNMEGQARVLRAYAMYKLTEFYAPSFAADSTALSILIVTEGQDADSENKPRAALYEVYNQIENDLMIATSLLEMEEDKGFFDQRAAKAILARLYLNKRDWAKARDMAKEAHDGLDLMTVNDMYSGYFARNSESIFSIAYTQDDNNVYLSIPSFYWPVGGYSSMRAHNQFVSQFSSQDSRRNLMGRYSELDPNRFVILKFAHNSVVGNAERIAIRASEMHLIEAECEAELGNYTQAQDALYRIQRRANPAATKSTTTGQSLIDEILLERRKELFGEGFRLNDIKRRLLPLQREEDHWVTFNFSSDDEDYYRLTFPIPQSEIDANDKVTDNHQNIGY, encoded by the coding sequence ATGATAAAGGGAAGAAACACGGGTATGAAAATATTTGAAGCAATATCGAAACTACAGTGGGTATTAGTATTGACAGTACTGGTATCCTGTGAAGACCATCTGGATCTAGAACCAACAGATGCTATATCCGACCAAAAGGTGTTTGAATCCTACGCGGTGGCCAACACAGCACTCACTGGCGTATATGACCAATTAAGTTCTTACACTTTTGATGGACTCTACCTTCCGATCATGAGCGATATCATGGGAGAAGATTTGATGATCAATTCTGTGGACAATTGGAATTGGTTTACTCCTGTTTATCAGATGGAGCTGTTGCCTAATTATAGCTATATCGACGAACCTTGGTGGGCAGGATACAAAGTCATTAGCGATGCTAGCAAGATCATCCACAATGTAAGGGTAATCCCAGATGCAACCGAAGAGCAGATCAATAATATGGAAGGACAGGCAAGAGTACTACGTGCCTATGCGATGTACAAACTTACAGAATTCTATGCTCCTTCTTTTGCTGCTGATAGTACGGCATTGTCCATCCTGATAGTGACAGAAGGTCAAGATGCTGATTCAGAAAATAAGCCAAGGGCTGCTCTTTATGAGGTTTACAATCAAATCGAAAATGACCTAATGATTGCAACTAGTCTTCTGGAAATGGAAGAAGACAAAGGGTTCTTTGACCAACGTGCTGCCAAAGCCATATTGGCCAGACTATATCTTAATAAAAGAGATTGGGCCAAGGCAAGAGATATGGCCAAAGAAGCGCACGATGGATTAGATCTGATGACGGTAAATGATATGTATTCCGGTTATTTTGCCAGAAACTCCGAATCCATTTTCTCAATTGCATATACACAGGATGACAACAATGTGTATCTTTCGATCCCTTCTTTTTACTGGCCGGTGGGTGGATATAGTTCCATGCGAGCACACAATCAGTTTGTGAGCCAATTTTCTAGTCAAGATAGCCGACGAAATTTGATGGGCAGATATAGCGAGCTTGACCCTAATCGATTCGTGATATTAAAATTTGCTCACAACAGCGTAGTAGGCAATGCTGAGCGTATTGCAATTAGAGCCTCCGAAATGCACCTGATTGAAGCAGAGTGTGAAGCAGAACTCGGCAATTACACTCAAGCACAGGATGCACTTTATCGAATCCAAAGAAGGGCCAACCCTGCTGCAACTAAAAGCACAACCACCGGACAAAGCCTCATAGATGAAATTCTTCTCGAAAGAAGAAAAGAATTATTTGGTGAGGGGTTTAGGCTCAATGACATCAAAAGAAGATTATTACCTCTACAGCGTGAAGAGGATCACTGGGTCACATTCAATTTTTCATCTGATGATGAGGACTATTACCGACTCACTTTCCCGATCCCACAGTCAGAGATTGACGCAAATGATAAGGTGACCGATAATCATCAAAATATAGGATACTAA